One part of the Tachysurus fulvidraco isolate hzauxx_2018 chromosome 23, HZAU_PFXX_2.0, whole genome shotgun sequence genome encodes these proteins:
- the LOC113640015 gene encoding cadherin-like protein 26, translating to MKIWTFMLLLTLCAVAVSAYSKIRQKRTWIIDSFTIEEESPGPFPYVLGTIHIEKKYLVNFQLSGSGVDMEPTGVLSIDSKTGEVLVHKKIDFEAFQVLKLKFEAKNVSNDKVDTRLGVEVKVQDINDHAPVFKPPSYKKDINESETQGKLILTVFASDDDDASTNNGTFEIRLVSVTPKTDNVEFYIKQNDDTGSIYFKGCLDYEKAQKYTLLVEAKDKGDKVQLSSTSTVDVNIVDQNNHLPEFTGHTGPGKIKERESEVEVLRVQIKDKDTEGSPAWKAKFTLHGDPDNYFKIQTDPKTNEGILTVIKAMDYEQQTSRNVSISVENEVPYFSCKVKNPTSNGLWDVEILTEKSSIIKAKASQLYNATIAVEDINDPPEFVPPVKEKMIMENAKVGTYLVTLTARDTDSSFASSFYFVKGEDKANWVNVDSKTGQVTTAKVLDRESPFVENNAYNVTVYVVDNAEPPLTGTGMVVIYLVDQNDNVPLLQKASENVYVCLSDEETMTNITAEDLDLPPYSEPYHYELLGDVKGNWRIEPNPGTTVNLIREKSVLSGRYMLSIQILDNQGIGSVQNVSVTVCDCSITPNCHVQRSVSAQPSLSAIGIIMFAFLLLLVFLLMALLLSCKPQNAMIPSDDAPDWYLINSNIETPGTDCKLPSKMLQMDMSENNLKTSNPVEAQNGISSKDLPFHNGFESSSEQQIIRRSLRRSSTRRSYRQIINYDAMQSMSRKYSTYHLNDLHMREALLTQLDHSLLQLQNPQEELGDYKPRCYAEEGELEEDHRLETLSIPETDFDLDIFTYSDIQFNKLASVCRPDLMS from the exons ATTCATatagagaaaaaatatttagtaaATTTTCAACtcagcggcagtggtgttgatATGGAACCCACAGGCGTGCTGAGTATCGACAGTAAAACCGGTGAGGTCCTCGTGCATAAAAAAATCGACTTTGAGGCCTTTCAAGTCCTCAAG CTAAAGTTTGAAGCAAAGAATGTCTCAAATGACAAAGTGGACACGAGGCTCGGCGTTGAGGTCAAGGTCCAGGATATTAATGACCATGCACCGGTTTTTAAACCTCCTAGCTATAAAAAAGATATCAATGAATCTGAAACTCAAG GTAAATTGATTCTGACGGTCTTTGCGTCAGATGATGACGACGCATCCACCAACAATGGCACCTTCGAAATCAGACTTGTCTCAGTCACCCCAAAAACAGATAATGttgaattttatataaaacagaatGATGACACAGGAAGTATTTATTTCAAAGGCTGTTTGGACTATGAG AAAGCCCAGAAATATACCCTCCTGGTTGAAGCGAAAGACAAAGGAGACAAAGTGCAGTTGTCCAGCACAAGCACAGTGGACGTGAACATCGTCGACCAAAATAATCACCTCCCTGAATTCACTGGTCACACA GGtcctggaaaaataaaagaacgaGAGAGTGAAGTGGAAGTTCTACGTGTACAGATAAAAGACAAAGACACGGAAGGTTCACCAGCCTGGAAAGCTAAATTCACTCTTCACGGAGATCCGGACAACTATTTTAAAATCCAGACGGATCCCAAAACTAATGAAGGAATTTTGACTGTTATcaag GCGATGGATTACGAGCAGCAAACTTCAAGAAACGTGTCAATCAGTGTGGAAAATGAGGTGCCCTACTTCTCCTGTAAAGTGAAAAATCCTACTTCGAACGGTTTATGGGATGTAGAGATTTTAACTGAAAAGTCCAGCATAATTAAAGCTAAAGCTTCTCAGCTTTATAACGCCACTATCGCCGTCGAGGACATCAACGACCCGCCAGAATTTGTaccacctgttaaagaaaaaatgatCATGGAGAATGCAAAAGTTGGAACCTATTTGGTAACCCTTACAGCCAGAGACACAGATAGTTCATTCGCCAGCTCATTTTA CTTTGTTAAAGGAGAAGATAAAGCTAACTGGGTGAATGTAGATTCAAAGACTGGGCAGGTTACTACAGCCAAAGTTCTGGACAGAGAATCACCATTTGTGGAAAACAATGCCTACAATGTCACTGTGTATGTTGTAGACAATG CTGAACCTCCACTGACCGGTACAGGGATGGTGGTCATCTATCTAGTAGATCAGAATGATAATGTGCCGCTGTTGCAGAAGGCCAGTGAAAacgtatatgtgtgtttatcagaCGAGGAAACTATGACTAACATCACTGCTGAAGATCTGGATCTTCCACCATACAGTGAACCATACCACTATGAGCTCCTGGGAGATGTCAAGGGAAATTGGAGAATCGAACCTAACCCTG GAACGACTGTAAACCTTATCCGAGAGAAGAGCGTACTTTCAGGACGTTATATGCTTTCGATCCAAATATTAGACAACCAAGGCATTGGTTCGGTCCAAAACGTGTCCGtcactgtgtgtgactgcagCATCACACCAAACTGCCATGTTCAGAGATCCGTGTCTGCACAACCGAGTCTTAGTGCCATTGGGATCATAATGTTCGCTTTCTTGTTACTGCTAG tGTTTCTTCTAATGGCTCTTTTGCTATCGTGCAAACCACAGAACGCTATGATCCCAAGTGATGATGCTCCTGACTGGTATCTTATTAACTCCAACATTGAGACACCTGGAACAGACTGCAAG ttgcCATCTAAAATGTTACAAATGGATATGAGTGAGAACAACCTGAAGACATCCAATCCAGTTGAAGCTCAAAATGGGATTTCCAGTAAGGATTTACCGTTTCACAAC GGCTTTGAATCATCCAGTGAACAACAAATCATTAGGAGATCTCTCCGACGG AGTTCGACAAGACGTTCTTACAGACAGATCATCAATTACGACGCGATG CAATCGATGAGCAGAAAATATTCTACTTACCACTTAAATGACCTTCATATGAGAGAAGCATTGTTGACCCAGCTCGATCAT AGCCTCCTTCAACTCCAGAACCCACAAGAGGAGCTTGGTGATTATAAACCACGCTGCTATGCAGAAGAAGGAGAACTCGAGGAAGACCATAGACTTGAGACCCTCTCCATTCCTGAGACAGATTTCGATCTAGACATCTTTACATATTCAGATATCCAATTCAACAAATTGGCATCTGTGTGCAGGCCGGATCTAATGTCATAG